A genomic region of Drosophila kikkawai strain 14028-0561.14 chromosome X, DkikHiC1v2, whole genome shotgun sequence contains the following coding sequences:
- the HDAC4 gene encoding histone deacetylase 4 isoform X2 — translation MSSPDDRIPIHDLPSEAGSDERLLHITPGTLTLDLKPHPAVDIDQQIMELKKSQELQKQRLFHTFQEQSKQMELEHKLQLEHKYQELRDQSMVTAAAAAAAVAEEQHRHQQHQQQQQQHQQQQQQQREQQQQRDRREREVMKRKENCSANASPEVKQILNCFIMSRKSQAAASNGTTTTSPYRNRGVVKSSSGESLPAGTVTSAHPYKIPQPPSSLLKYESDFPLRKTASEPNLLKIRLKQSVIDRKARIGGPAGARRHERLLQAAQRRQQKNSVLTNCNSTPDSGPNSPPSAAALTVGVVGSRGSPTSAPIQEENEEGSQYQPGQRSSINDLPLFSSPSLPNISLGRPHLPNSAQAHAQVSAQAQAQAQAQAQAQAAQVNYAMFAALHHVAATGGGGQPGGYYSPLGMSFVGRQPAPLAMIPATGIAPQQPSPVVRSASATSTSSSQASLVGDVAPPQAHAASTILPSSSSYIQQLGGVAGSAVNLHAVAAAAAAAAAGSLAPTNSHGHGHGHGHAHGHGHGHAHAHAHAHGHGHALYGGHQHNVPITDAQVAQVHLHKQGHRPLGRTQSAPLPLGHPMLTGAGQLNLVQTHYENSEAERQAYEHQVLNQKLRQTVLTRSGAAAAAAAAAGVGVVREAQLKEEDDDSAAEVMDLTDKKKPPKTVLTSTIATSTSQNLPEALAAAAAAYRTPPSTSVVAASSASSSTKTGIKLRDQEYLQQQREQLLLLQQEEELAKGLLRPLSRTLSSPLVPLGPHGLSQIPDTGQQPAPIATSSSADHIPPVNLSLPHRQHRQLMSTLYASHLRQHQQPLASGSPPHKVTTGLAYDPLMMKHSCICGDNAQHPEHSGRLQSVWARLIETDLVKRCDRLRARKATQEELQTVHTEAHAMLFGSNQCQLSRPKLENTLSASFVRLSCGGLGVDLDTTWNENHTATAARMAAGCVIDLAFKTAKGDLRNGFAVVRPPGHHAEANLAMGFCFFNSIAIAAKLLRQRMPEMRRILIVDWDVHHGNGTQQAFYQSPDILYLSIHRHDDGNFFPGTGGPTECGSGAGLGFNVNISWSGALNPPLGDAEYIAAFRTVVMPIARSFNPDIVLVSSGFDAATGHPAPLGGYHVSPACFGFMTRELLQLASGKVVLALEGGYDLAAICDSAQECVRALLGDPAAPIAKAELERPPCQNAINTLQKTIAIQQTHWPCVRMLEHTVGLSALETLKVEHDESETINAMAGLSMQSMHRTLSRDDSEEPMDQDETK, via the exons CTCAAGAAGAGCCAGGAGCTTCAGAAGCAGCGGCTTTTCCACACTTTTCAGGAGCAATCGAAACAGATGGAACTGGAGCACAAACTCCAGCTGGAGCACAAGTATCAA GAATTGCGGGATCAGAGCATGGtaaccgccgccgccgccgctgctgcagtGGCCGAAGAGCAGCATCGCCatcagcaacaccagcagcagcaacaacaacatcagcagcagcagcagcagcaacgcgagcagcagcaacagcgcgATCGCAGGGAACGGGAGGTGATGAAGCGCAAGGAGAACTGCAGCGCCAATGCCAGTCCCGAGGTCAAACAGATTCTCAAC TGCTTCATCATGAGCCGCAAGTCGCAGGCGGCGGCATCCAATGGCACAACGACAACTTCCCCCTATAGGAACCG CGGCGTGGTGAAGAGCTCCTCGGGCGAATCGCTCCCAGCCGGAACCGTGACCAGTGCGCATCCGTACAAAATACCTCAGCCACCCTCCTCACTGCTGAAATATGAATCTGATTTTCCGCTGAGGAAGACAG CATCCGAACCGAACCTGCTGAAGATCCGGCTCAAGCAGAGCGTCATCGACCGCAAGGCCCGCATCGGCGGACCGGCGGGTGCGAGGCGCCATGAGCGCCTCCTCCAAGCGGCGCAGCGCAGGCAGCAGAAGAACTCTGTTCTCACAA ACTGCAACAGCACTCCGGACTCGGGACCCAACTCACCGCCCTCGGCCGCTGCCCTCACTGTGGGCGTGGTGGGGAGCCGCGGCTCGCCCACCAGTGCGCCAATCCAGGAGGAGAATGAGGAGGGCAGCCAATACCAGCCGGGCCAGAGGAGCAGCATCAATGACCTGCCGCTGTTCAGTTCGCCGTCGCTGCCGAACATCTCGCTGGGCAGACCGCATTTACCCAACTCGGCGCAGGCGCACGCCCAGGTTAGTGCCCAGGCGCAGGCgcaggcccaggcccaggctCAGGCGCAGGCCGCCCAGGTCAACTATGCGATGTTCGCGGCCCTGCATCATGTGGCCGCAACCGGAGGCGGCGGACAGCCGGGCGGCTACTACAGCCCACTAGGTATGTCGTTCGTAGGCCGACAGCCAGCTCCGCTGGCCATGATCCCGGCAACTGGGATAGCGCCACAGCAACCGTCGCCGGTGGTGCGCAGCGCCTCGGCCACCTCCACGTCCTCGTCACAGGCCTCTCTTGTGGGCGATGTGGCGCCGCCGCAGGCGCATGCCGCCTCCACCATTCTGCCCTCATCCTCGTCCTACATTCAGCAGCTGGGCGGCGTGGCCGGATCGGCGGTTAATCTCCATGCCGTGGCTGCAgcggcggctgcggcggctgctggcTCACTGGCGCCCACCAATAGTCACGGTCATGGCCATGGCCACGGTCACGCCCATGGGCACGGACACGGtcatgcccatgcccatgcccacGCTCACGGACATGGCCATGCTCTGTACGGAGGCCACCAGCACAATGTACCCATCACGGATGCCCAGGTGGCGCAGGTGCATCTCCACAAGCAGGGACACCGGCCGCTGGGAAGGACGCAGTCGGCGCCGTTGCCTCTGGGTCATCCGATGCTCACGGGCGCCGGGCAGCTGAACTTGGTGCAGACGCACTACGAGAACAGCGAG GCGGAGCGGCAGGCCTACGAGCACCAGGTGCTGAACCAGAAACTTCGCCAGACCGTTCTCACCCGCAGCGGGGCAGCGGCTGCCGCGGCCGCTGCTGCCGGAGTGGGCGTGGTGCGGGAGGCGCAGCTGaaggaggaggacgacgacTCGGCCGCCGAGGTAATGGACCTTACTGACAAGAAAAAGCCGCCCAAGACGGTGCTGACGAGCACTATAGCGACCAGCACGTCCCAGAATCTGCCCGAGGCgttggcggcggcagctgccgCCTATCGCACCCCGCCCTCCACGTCCGTCGTGGCCGCCTCATCCGCCAGCAGCTCCACGAAGACGGGGATTAAGCTGCGCGACCAGGAATacctgcagcagcagagggagcagctcctgcttctgcagcaggaggaggagctggccaAGGGCCTGTTGCGACCGCTCTCGCGGACGCTCAGTAGTCCGCTGGTGCCGCTGGGGCCGCACGGTCTCAGTCAGATCCCGGACACTGGCCAGCAGCCGGCGCCAATAGCCACCTCCTCGTCGGCCGACCACATACCGCCCGTGAACCTCTCGCTGCCGCATCGCCAGCACCGACAGCTGATGAGCACCCTGTATGCCTCGCATCTGCGGCAACATCAACAGCCGCTGGCCAGCGGGTCGCCGCCGCATAAGGTCACCACGGGCCTGGCCTACGATCCCCTGATGATGAAGCACTCGTGCATCTGCGGCGACAACGCCCAGCATCCGGAGCACAGCGGCCGGCTGCAGAGCGTGTGGGCGCGGCTAATCGAGACGGATCTGGTGAAGCGTTGCGATCGCCTGCGCGCCCGCAAGGCCACGCAGGAGGAGCTGCAGACGGTGCACACGGAGGCGCATGCCATGCTCTTCGGGTCCAACCAGTGCCAGTTGAGCAGGCCCAAGCTGGAGAACACGCTCTCTGCGAGCTTCGTTCGCCTATCGTGCGGCGGCTTGGGCGTCGATCTGGATACGACGTGGAACGAGAACCACACGGCCACCGCCGCCCGAATGGCTGCCGGCTGCGTGATCGATCTGGCCTTCAAGACGGCCAAGGGGGATCTACGGAATGGCTTCGCAGTGGTCCGGCCACCGGGTCATCATGCGGAGGCGAACCTGGCCATGGGCTTCTGCTTCTTCAACTCGATCGCCATTGCGGCCAAGTTGCTGCGTCAGCGGATGCCCGAGATGCGGCGAATTCTCATCGTCGATTGG GATGTGCACCATGGCAATGGCACACAGCAAGCATTCTACCAAAGTCCCGACATTCTATATCTTTCCATACATCGACACGATGACGGCAACTTTTTCCCCGGCACAGGCGGACCCACAGAG TGCGGATCCGGTGCCGGTCTCGGCTTCAACGTGAACATCTCGTGGTCTGGGGCACTGAATCCACCCCTGGGCGACGCCGAATATATCGCTGCATTCCGTACCGTTGTGATGCCCATCGCGCGGAGCTTCAATCCGGACATTGTGCTGGTCTCCTCCGGCTTCGATGCGGCCACCGGCCATCCGGCTCCGCTGGGCGGCTACCACGTTTCGCCGGCCTGCTTTGGTTTTATGACCCGCGAACTCCTCCAGCTGGCCAGCGGCAAGGTGGTGCTTGCGCTCGAGGGCGGCTATGATCTGGCCGCCATCTGTGATTCCGCCCAGGAGTGTGTCCGCGCATTGCTCGGCGATCCAGCCGCTCCGATAGCCAAGGCCGAGCTGGAGCGGCCGCCCTGCCAGAATGCCATCAACACGCTCCAGAAGACGATAGCCATtcag CAAACGCACTGGCCGTGTGTGCGGATGCTGGAGCACACGGTGGGTCTGTCCGCTCTGGAAACGCTCAAGGTTGAGCATGACGAGTCCGAGACGATCAACGCCATGGCCGGCCTCTCGATGCAGTCGATGCACAG AACCCTGTCACGCGATGATTCCGAGGAGCCGATGGATCAGGACGAAACCAAATAG
- the HDAC4 gene encoding histone deacetylase 4 isoform X1: MSSPDDRIPIHDLPSEAGSDERLLHITPGTLTLDLKPHPAVDIDQQIMELKKSQELQKQRLFHTFQEQSKQMELEHKLQLEHKYQFAVNSHGAFQELRDQSMVTAAAAAAAVAEEQHRHQQHQQQQQQHQQQQQQQREQQQQRDRREREVMKRKENCSANASPEVKQILNCFIMSRKSQAAASNGTTTTSPYRNRGVVKSSSGESLPAGTVTSAHPYKIPQPPSSLLKYESDFPLRKTASEPNLLKIRLKQSVIDRKARIGGPAGARRHERLLQAAQRRQQKNSVLTNCNSTPDSGPNSPPSAAALTVGVVGSRGSPTSAPIQEENEEGSQYQPGQRSSINDLPLFSSPSLPNISLGRPHLPNSAQAHAQVSAQAQAQAQAQAQAQAAQVNYAMFAALHHVAATGGGGQPGGYYSPLGMSFVGRQPAPLAMIPATGIAPQQPSPVVRSASATSTSSSQASLVGDVAPPQAHAASTILPSSSSYIQQLGGVAGSAVNLHAVAAAAAAAAAGSLAPTNSHGHGHGHGHAHGHGHGHAHAHAHAHGHGHALYGGHQHNVPITDAQVAQVHLHKQGHRPLGRTQSAPLPLGHPMLTGAGQLNLVQTHYENSEAERQAYEHQVLNQKLRQTVLTRSGAAAAAAAAAGVGVVREAQLKEEDDDSAAEVMDLTDKKKPPKTVLTSTIATSTSQNLPEALAAAAAAYRTPPSTSVVAASSASSSTKTGIKLRDQEYLQQQREQLLLLQQEEELAKGLLRPLSRTLSSPLVPLGPHGLSQIPDTGQQPAPIATSSSADHIPPVNLSLPHRQHRQLMSTLYASHLRQHQQPLASGSPPHKVTTGLAYDPLMMKHSCICGDNAQHPEHSGRLQSVWARLIETDLVKRCDRLRARKATQEELQTVHTEAHAMLFGSNQCQLSRPKLENTLSASFVRLSCGGLGVDLDTTWNENHTATAARMAAGCVIDLAFKTAKGDLRNGFAVVRPPGHHAEANLAMGFCFFNSIAIAAKLLRQRMPEMRRILIVDWDVHHGNGTQQAFYQSPDILYLSIHRHDDGNFFPGTGGPTECGSGAGLGFNVNISWSGALNPPLGDAEYIAAFRTVVMPIARSFNPDIVLVSSGFDAATGHPAPLGGYHVSPACFGFMTRELLQLASGKVVLALEGGYDLAAICDSAQECVRALLGDPAAPIAKAELERPPCQNAINTLQKTIAIQQTHWPCVRMLEHTVGLSALETLKVEHDESETINAMAGLSMQSMHRTLSRDDSEEPMDQDETK; this comes from the exons CTCAAGAAGAGCCAGGAGCTTCAGAAGCAGCGGCTTTTCCACACTTTTCAGGAGCAATCGAAACAGATGGAACTGGAGCACAAACTCCAGCTGGAGCACAAGTATCAA TTTGCGGTGAATTCACATGGCGCTTTCCAGGAATTGCGGGATCAGAGCATGGtaaccgccgccgccgccgctgctgcagtGGCCGAAGAGCAGCATCGCCatcagcaacaccagcagcagcaacaacaacatcagcagcagcagcagcagcaacgcgagcagcagcaacagcgcgATCGCAGGGAACGGGAGGTGATGAAGCGCAAGGAGAACTGCAGCGCCAATGCCAGTCCCGAGGTCAAACAGATTCTCAAC TGCTTCATCATGAGCCGCAAGTCGCAGGCGGCGGCATCCAATGGCACAACGACAACTTCCCCCTATAGGAACCG CGGCGTGGTGAAGAGCTCCTCGGGCGAATCGCTCCCAGCCGGAACCGTGACCAGTGCGCATCCGTACAAAATACCTCAGCCACCCTCCTCACTGCTGAAATATGAATCTGATTTTCCGCTGAGGAAGACAG CATCCGAACCGAACCTGCTGAAGATCCGGCTCAAGCAGAGCGTCATCGACCGCAAGGCCCGCATCGGCGGACCGGCGGGTGCGAGGCGCCATGAGCGCCTCCTCCAAGCGGCGCAGCGCAGGCAGCAGAAGAACTCTGTTCTCACAA ACTGCAACAGCACTCCGGACTCGGGACCCAACTCACCGCCCTCGGCCGCTGCCCTCACTGTGGGCGTGGTGGGGAGCCGCGGCTCGCCCACCAGTGCGCCAATCCAGGAGGAGAATGAGGAGGGCAGCCAATACCAGCCGGGCCAGAGGAGCAGCATCAATGACCTGCCGCTGTTCAGTTCGCCGTCGCTGCCGAACATCTCGCTGGGCAGACCGCATTTACCCAACTCGGCGCAGGCGCACGCCCAGGTTAGTGCCCAGGCGCAGGCgcaggcccaggcccaggctCAGGCGCAGGCCGCCCAGGTCAACTATGCGATGTTCGCGGCCCTGCATCATGTGGCCGCAACCGGAGGCGGCGGACAGCCGGGCGGCTACTACAGCCCACTAGGTATGTCGTTCGTAGGCCGACAGCCAGCTCCGCTGGCCATGATCCCGGCAACTGGGATAGCGCCACAGCAACCGTCGCCGGTGGTGCGCAGCGCCTCGGCCACCTCCACGTCCTCGTCACAGGCCTCTCTTGTGGGCGATGTGGCGCCGCCGCAGGCGCATGCCGCCTCCACCATTCTGCCCTCATCCTCGTCCTACATTCAGCAGCTGGGCGGCGTGGCCGGATCGGCGGTTAATCTCCATGCCGTGGCTGCAgcggcggctgcggcggctgctggcTCACTGGCGCCCACCAATAGTCACGGTCATGGCCATGGCCACGGTCACGCCCATGGGCACGGACACGGtcatgcccatgcccatgcccacGCTCACGGACATGGCCATGCTCTGTACGGAGGCCACCAGCACAATGTACCCATCACGGATGCCCAGGTGGCGCAGGTGCATCTCCACAAGCAGGGACACCGGCCGCTGGGAAGGACGCAGTCGGCGCCGTTGCCTCTGGGTCATCCGATGCTCACGGGCGCCGGGCAGCTGAACTTGGTGCAGACGCACTACGAGAACAGCGAG GCGGAGCGGCAGGCCTACGAGCACCAGGTGCTGAACCAGAAACTTCGCCAGACCGTTCTCACCCGCAGCGGGGCAGCGGCTGCCGCGGCCGCTGCTGCCGGAGTGGGCGTGGTGCGGGAGGCGCAGCTGaaggaggaggacgacgacTCGGCCGCCGAGGTAATGGACCTTACTGACAAGAAAAAGCCGCCCAAGACGGTGCTGACGAGCACTATAGCGACCAGCACGTCCCAGAATCTGCCCGAGGCgttggcggcggcagctgccgCCTATCGCACCCCGCCCTCCACGTCCGTCGTGGCCGCCTCATCCGCCAGCAGCTCCACGAAGACGGGGATTAAGCTGCGCGACCAGGAATacctgcagcagcagagggagcagctcctgcttctgcagcaggaggaggagctggccaAGGGCCTGTTGCGACCGCTCTCGCGGACGCTCAGTAGTCCGCTGGTGCCGCTGGGGCCGCACGGTCTCAGTCAGATCCCGGACACTGGCCAGCAGCCGGCGCCAATAGCCACCTCCTCGTCGGCCGACCACATACCGCCCGTGAACCTCTCGCTGCCGCATCGCCAGCACCGACAGCTGATGAGCACCCTGTATGCCTCGCATCTGCGGCAACATCAACAGCCGCTGGCCAGCGGGTCGCCGCCGCATAAGGTCACCACGGGCCTGGCCTACGATCCCCTGATGATGAAGCACTCGTGCATCTGCGGCGACAACGCCCAGCATCCGGAGCACAGCGGCCGGCTGCAGAGCGTGTGGGCGCGGCTAATCGAGACGGATCTGGTGAAGCGTTGCGATCGCCTGCGCGCCCGCAAGGCCACGCAGGAGGAGCTGCAGACGGTGCACACGGAGGCGCATGCCATGCTCTTCGGGTCCAACCAGTGCCAGTTGAGCAGGCCCAAGCTGGAGAACACGCTCTCTGCGAGCTTCGTTCGCCTATCGTGCGGCGGCTTGGGCGTCGATCTGGATACGACGTGGAACGAGAACCACACGGCCACCGCCGCCCGAATGGCTGCCGGCTGCGTGATCGATCTGGCCTTCAAGACGGCCAAGGGGGATCTACGGAATGGCTTCGCAGTGGTCCGGCCACCGGGTCATCATGCGGAGGCGAACCTGGCCATGGGCTTCTGCTTCTTCAACTCGATCGCCATTGCGGCCAAGTTGCTGCGTCAGCGGATGCCCGAGATGCGGCGAATTCTCATCGTCGATTGG GATGTGCACCATGGCAATGGCACACAGCAAGCATTCTACCAAAGTCCCGACATTCTATATCTTTCCATACATCGACACGATGACGGCAACTTTTTCCCCGGCACAGGCGGACCCACAGAG TGCGGATCCGGTGCCGGTCTCGGCTTCAACGTGAACATCTCGTGGTCTGGGGCACTGAATCCACCCCTGGGCGACGCCGAATATATCGCTGCATTCCGTACCGTTGTGATGCCCATCGCGCGGAGCTTCAATCCGGACATTGTGCTGGTCTCCTCCGGCTTCGATGCGGCCACCGGCCATCCGGCTCCGCTGGGCGGCTACCACGTTTCGCCGGCCTGCTTTGGTTTTATGACCCGCGAACTCCTCCAGCTGGCCAGCGGCAAGGTGGTGCTTGCGCTCGAGGGCGGCTATGATCTGGCCGCCATCTGTGATTCCGCCCAGGAGTGTGTCCGCGCATTGCTCGGCGATCCAGCCGCTCCGATAGCCAAGGCCGAGCTGGAGCGGCCGCCCTGCCAGAATGCCATCAACACGCTCCAGAAGACGATAGCCATtcag CAAACGCACTGGCCGTGTGTGCGGATGCTGGAGCACACGGTGGGTCTGTCCGCTCTGGAAACGCTCAAGGTTGAGCATGACGAGTCCGAGACGATCAACGCCATGGCCGGCCTCTCGATGCAGTCGATGCACAG AACCCTGTCACGCGATGATTCCGAGGAGCCGATGGATCAGGACGAAACCAAATAG
- the HDAC4 gene encoding histone deacetylase 4 isoform X4 — protein MSSPDDRIPIHDLPSEAGSDERLLHITPGTLTLDLKPHPAVDIDQQIMELKKSQELQKQRLFHTFQEQSKQMELEHKLQLEHKYQFAVNSHGAFQELRDQSMVTAAAAAAAVAEEQHRHQQHQQQQQQHQQQQQQQREQQQQRDRREREVMKRKENCSANASPEVKQILNCFIMSRKSQAAASNGTTTTSPYRNRGVVKSSSGESLPAGTVTSAHPYKIPQPPSSLLKYESDFPLRKTDCNSTPDSGPNSPPSAAALTVGVVGSRGSPTSAPIQEENEEGSQYQPGQRSSINDLPLFSSPSLPNISLGRPHLPNSAQAHAQVSAQAQAQAQAQAQAQAAQVNYAMFAALHHVAATGGGGQPGGYYSPLGMSFVGRQPAPLAMIPATGIAPQQPSPVVRSASATSTSSSQASLVGDVAPPQAHAASTILPSSSSYIQQLGGVAGSAVNLHAVAAAAAAAAAGSLAPTNSHGHGHGHGHAHGHGHGHAHAHAHAHGHGHALYGGHQHNVPITDAQVAQVHLHKQGHRPLGRTQSAPLPLGHPMLTGAGQLNLVQTHYENSEAERQAYEHQVLNQKLRQTVLTRSGAAAAAAAAAGVGVVREAQLKEEDDDSAAEVMDLTDKKKPPKTVLTSTIATSTSQNLPEALAAAAAAYRTPPSTSVVAASSASSSTKTGIKLRDQEYLQQQREQLLLLQQEEELAKGLLRPLSRTLSSPLVPLGPHGLSQIPDTGQQPAPIATSSSADHIPPVNLSLPHRQHRQLMSTLYASHLRQHQQPLASGSPPHKVTTGLAYDPLMMKHSCICGDNAQHPEHSGRLQSVWARLIETDLVKRCDRLRARKATQEELQTVHTEAHAMLFGSNQCQLSRPKLENTLSASFVRLSCGGLGVDLDTTWNENHTATAARMAAGCVIDLAFKTAKGDLRNGFAVVRPPGHHAEANLAMGFCFFNSIAIAAKLLRQRMPEMRRILIVDWDVHHGNGTQQAFYQSPDILYLSIHRHDDGNFFPGTGGPTECGSGAGLGFNVNISWSGALNPPLGDAEYIAAFRTVVMPIARSFNPDIVLVSSGFDAATGHPAPLGGYHVSPACFGFMTRELLQLASGKVVLALEGGYDLAAICDSAQECVRALLGDPAAPIAKAELERPPCQNAINTLQKTIAIQQTHWPCVRMLEHTVGLSALETLKVEHDESETINAMAGLSMQSMHRTLSRDDSEEPMDQDETK, from the exons CTCAAGAAGAGCCAGGAGCTTCAGAAGCAGCGGCTTTTCCACACTTTTCAGGAGCAATCGAAACAGATGGAACTGGAGCACAAACTCCAGCTGGAGCACAAGTATCAA TTTGCGGTGAATTCACATGGCGCTTTCCAGGAATTGCGGGATCAGAGCATGGtaaccgccgccgccgccgctgctgcagtGGCCGAAGAGCAGCATCGCCatcagcaacaccagcagcagcaacaacaacatcagcagcagcagcagcagcaacgcgagcagcagcaacagcgcgATCGCAGGGAACGGGAGGTGATGAAGCGCAAGGAGAACTGCAGCGCCAATGCCAGTCCCGAGGTCAAACAGATTCTCAAC TGCTTCATCATGAGCCGCAAGTCGCAGGCGGCGGCATCCAATGGCACAACGACAACTTCCCCCTATAGGAACCG CGGCGTGGTGAAGAGCTCCTCGGGCGAATCGCTCCCAGCCGGAACCGTGACCAGTGCGCATCCGTACAAAATACCTCAGCCACCCTCCTCACTGCTGAAATATGAATCTGATTTTCCGCTGAGGAAGACAG ACTGCAACAGCACTCCGGACTCGGGACCCAACTCACCGCCCTCGGCCGCTGCCCTCACTGTGGGCGTGGTGGGGAGCCGCGGCTCGCCCACCAGTGCGCCAATCCAGGAGGAGAATGAGGAGGGCAGCCAATACCAGCCGGGCCAGAGGAGCAGCATCAATGACCTGCCGCTGTTCAGTTCGCCGTCGCTGCCGAACATCTCGCTGGGCAGACCGCATTTACCCAACTCGGCGCAGGCGCACGCCCAGGTTAGTGCCCAGGCGCAGGCgcaggcccaggcccaggctCAGGCGCAGGCCGCCCAGGTCAACTATGCGATGTTCGCGGCCCTGCATCATGTGGCCGCAACCGGAGGCGGCGGACAGCCGGGCGGCTACTACAGCCCACTAGGTATGTCGTTCGTAGGCCGACAGCCAGCTCCGCTGGCCATGATCCCGGCAACTGGGATAGCGCCACAGCAACCGTCGCCGGTGGTGCGCAGCGCCTCGGCCACCTCCACGTCCTCGTCACAGGCCTCTCTTGTGGGCGATGTGGCGCCGCCGCAGGCGCATGCCGCCTCCACCATTCTGCCCTCATCCTCGTCCTACATTCAGCAGCTGGGCGGCGTGGCCGGATCGGCGGTTAATCTCCATGCCGTGGCTGCAgcggcggctgcggcggctgctggcTCACTGGCGCCCACCAATAGTCACGGTCATGGCCATGGCCACGGTCACGCCCATGGGCACGGACACGGtcatgcccatgcccatgcccacGCTCACGGACATGGCCATGCTCTGTACGGAGGCCACCAGCACAATGTACCCATCACGGATGCCCAGGTGGCGCAGGTGCATCTCCACAAGCAGGGACACCGGCCGCTGGGAAGGACGCAGTCGGCGCCGTTGCCTCTGGGTCATCCGATGCTCACGGGCGCCGGGCAGCTGAACTTGGTGCAGACGCACTACGAGAACAGCGAG GCGGAGCGGCAGGCCTACGAGCACCAGGTGCTGAACCAGAAACTTCGCCAGACCGTTCTCACCCGCAGCGGGGCAGCGGCTGCCGCGGCCGCTGCTGCCGGAGTGGGCGTGGTGCGGGAGGCGCAGCTGaaggaggaggacgacgacTCGGCCGCCGAGGTAATGGACCTTACTGACAAGAAAAAGCCGCCCAAGACGGTGCTGACGAGCACTATAGCGACCAGCACGTCCCAGAATCTGCCCGAGGCgttggcggcggcagctgccgCCTATCGCACCCCGCCCTCCACGTCCGTCGTGGCCGCCTCATCCGCCAGCAGCTCCACGAAGACGGGGATTAAGCTGCGCGACCAGGAATacctgcagcagcagagggagcagctcctgcttctgcagcaggaggaggagctggccaAGGGCCTGTTGCGACCGCTCTCGCGGACGCTCAGTAGTCCGCTGGTGCCGCTGGGGCCGCACGGTCTCAGTCAGATCCCGGACACTGGCCAGCAGCCGGCGCCAATAGCCACCTCCTCGTCGGCCGACCACATACCGCCCGTGAACCTCTCGCTGCCGCATCGCCAGCACCGACAGCTGATGAGCACCCTGTATGCCTCGCATCTGCGGCAACATCAACAGCCGCTGGCCAGCGGGTCGCCGCCGCATAAGGTCACCACGGGCCTGGCCTACGATCCCCTGATGATGAAGCACTCGTGCATCTGCGGCGACAACGCCCAGCATCCGGAGCACAGCGGCCGGCTGCAGAGCGTGTGGGCGCGGCTAATCGAGACGGATCTGGTGAAGCGTTGCGATCGCCTGCGCGCCCGCAAGGCCACGCAGGAGGAGCTGCAGACGGTGCACACGGAGGCGCATGCCATGCTCTTCGGGTCCAACCAGTGCCAGTTGAGCAGGCCCAAGCTGGAGAACACGCTCTCTGCGAGCTTCGTTCGCCTATCGTGCGGCGGCTTGGGCGTCGATCTGGATACGACGTGGAACGAGAACCACACGGCCACCGCCGCCCGAATGGCTGCCGGCTGCGTGATCGATCTGGCCTTCAAGACGGCCAAGGGGGATCTACGGAATGGCTTCGCAGTGGTCCGGCCACCGGGTCATCATGCGGAGGCGAACCTGGCCATGGGCTTCTGCTTCTTCAACTCGATCGCCATTGCGGCCAAGTTGCTGCGTCAGCGGATGCCCGAGATGCGGCGAATTCTCATCGTCGATTGG GATGTGCACCATGGCAATGGCACACAGCAAGCATTCTACCAAAGTCCCGACATTCTATATCTTTCCATACATCGACACGATGACGGCAACTTTTTCCCCGGCACAGGCGGACCCACAGAG TGCGGATCCGGTGCCGGTCTCGGCTTCAACGTGAACATCTCGTGGTCTGGGGCACTGAATCCACCCCTGGGCGACGCCGAATATATCGCTGCATTCCGTACCGTTGTGATGCCCATCGCGCGGAGCTTCAATCCGGACATTGTGCTGGTCTCCTCCGGCTTCGATGCGGCCACCGGCCATCCGGCTCCGCTGGGCGGCTACCACGTTTCGCCGGCCTGCTTTGGTTTTATGACCCGCGAACTCCTCCAGCTGGCCAGCGGCAAGGTGGTGCTTGCGCTCGAGGGCGGCTATGATCTGGCCGCCATCTGTGATTCCGCCCAGGAGTGTGTCCGCGCATTGCTCGGCGATCCAGCCGCTCCGATAGCCAAGGCCGAGCTGGAGCGGCCGCCCTGCCAGAATGCCATCAACACGCTCCAGAAGACGATAGCCATtcag CAAACGCACTGGCCGTGTGTGCGGATGCTGGAGCACACGGTGGGTCTGTCCGCTCTGGAAACGCTCAAGGTTGAGCATGACGAGTCCGAGACGATCAACGCCATGGCCGGCCTCTCGATGCAGTCGATGCACAG AACCCTGTCACGCGATGATTCCGAGGAGCCGATGGATCAGGACGAAACCAAATAG